In Streptomyces sp. NBC_00306, a single genomic region encodes these proteins:
- a CDS encoding PucR family transcriptional regulator — protein MPEPAANAPHPHSATLRRLEQSSGRLAGDAIARMDETLPWYRAMPPENRSWIGLVAQAGIAAFTEWFRHPETPQAISTDVFGTAPRELTRAITLRQTVEMVRTTIEVMETAIEEVAAPGDESVLREALLVYAREIAFATAQVYAQAAEARGAWDARLESLVVNAVLSGEADEGAVSRAAALGWNSPEHVCVILGTAPDGDSELTVEAIRRAARHAKLQVLTGVLGDRLVVIAGGSDNPLQVAKALIGPYAAGPVVAGPVVPDLLAATRSAQAAAAGLKACSAWQDAPRPVLADDLLPERAIASDPAAREQLVEEIYRPLEEAGSALLETLSVYLEQASSLEGAARMLFVHPNTVRYRLRRVTDVTGWSPSDVRSAFTLRIALILGRLADGDTQS, from the coding sequence GTGCCCGAACCTGCAGCGAACGCCCCTCATCCGCACTCCGCGACCCTGCGCCGGCTGGAGCAGTCCTCCGGCCGGCTGGCCGGAGACGCCATCGCACGCATGGACGAGACGCTGCCGTGGTACCGGGCGATGCCGCCCGAGAACCGGTCGTGGATCGGCCTGGTCGCCCAGGCCGGTATCGCCGCGTTCACCGAGTGGTTCCGGCACCCGGAGACCCCGCAGGCCATCTCCACCGACGTCTTCGGCACCGCCCCGCGCGAGCTGACCCGGGCCATCACGCTGCGCCAGACCGTCGAAATGGTGCGCACCACCATCGAGGTCATGGAGACGGCGATCGAGGAGGTCGCCGCGCCGGGCGACGAGTCCGTGCTGCGCGAGGCGCTCCTCGTCTACGCCCGCGAGATCGCCTTCGCGACGGCCCAGGTGTATGCGCAGGCCGCCGAGGCCCGTGGCGCGTGGGACGCCCGGCTGGAGTCCCTCGTGGTCAACGCGGTGCTGTCCGGGGAGGCCGACGAGGGCGCCGTCTCCCGCGCGGCGGCGCTCGGCTGGAACTCGCCCGAGCATGTGTGCGTCATCCTCGGCACCGCGCCGGACGGTGACAGCGAACTGACCGTGGAGGCCATCCGCCGGGCCGCCCGGCACGCCAAGCTCCAGGTCCTCACCGGTGTCCTCGGTGACCGGCTCGTCGTCATCGCGGGCGGCAGCGACAACCCGCTCCAGGTCGCCAAGGCTCTGATCGGGCCTTATGCCGCCGGTCCGGTGGTCGCCGGGCCCGTCGTGCCCGACCTGCTGGCCGCGACCAGGTCCGCCCAGGCCGCCGCCGCGGGCCTCAAGGCGTGTTCCGCCTGGCAGGACGCGCCGCGCCCGGTGCTGGCGGACGATCTCCTGCCGGAGCGCGCGATCGCCTCCGACCCTGCCGCGCGCGAGCAGTTGGTGGAGGAGATCTACAGACCACTGGAAGAAGCGGGCTCGGCACTTCTGGAAACTCTGAGTGTCTATCTGGAGCAGGCGAGTAGCCTCGAAGGCGCGGCGCGGATGTTGTTCGTCCACCCCAACACCGTCCGCTACCGGCTGCGACGTGTGACAGACGTCACCGGCTGGTCACCCTCCGATGTACGCTCCGCTTTCACACTGCGGATCGCACTCATCCTGGGGCGTCTGGCCGACGGGGATACCCAGTCCTAG
- a CDS encoding pirin family protein: MIDVRRSADRYRGGAPGSGIESLHAFSFGRHYDPDNLRFGAILACNEERLRPGAGFDEHPHSHTEIVTWVVSGELTHRDSQGHATVVRPGDVQRLSAAGGVRHVERNDGDEDLVFVQMWLVPLAPGGDPSYEIVHGIADSTPYALPEAGAMLHVRRLSAGERSAVPDAAAVYVHVVRGEVRLGKAELGPGESARITDAEHLELTAGAGAAEVLVWELG; this comes from the coding sequence GTGATTGACGTACGGCGCTCCGCCGACCGCTACCGCGGCGGCGCACCCGGATCGGGCATCGAATCCCTGCACGCCTTCTCCTTCGGGCGCCACTACGACCCCGACAACCTCCGCTTCGGCGCGATCCTCGCGTGCAACGAGGAGCGGCTGCGGCCCGGCGCCGGCTTCGACGAGCATCCGCACAGTCACACCGAGATCGTCACCTGGGTCGTCTCGGGCGAGCTGACCCACCGCGACTCGCAGGGACACGCGACGGTCGTACGCCCCGGGGACGTGCAGCGGCTCAGCGCGGCTGGCGGGGTGCGGCACGTGGAGCGCAACGACGGCGACGAGGACCTGGTCTTCGTGCAGATGTGGCTCGTGCCGCTGGCACCGGGAGGCGATCCGTCCTACGAGATAGTCCACGGCATCGCCGACTCGACGCCGTACGCACTGCCCGAGGCGGGCGCGATGCTGCATGTGCGCCGTCTGTCCGCCGGTGAACGCAGCGCGGTCCCGGACGCGGCGGCGGTGTACGTCCATGTGGTGCGCGGTGAAGTGCGCCTGGGGAAGGCGGAGTTGGGCCCCGGCGAATCGGCGCGGATCACGGACGCCGAGCATCTGGAGCTGACGGCGGGAGCGGGGGCGGCGGAGGTCCTCGTCTGGGAACTGGGCTGA